The sequence taaaatatgcctCAATTAATATAGGTATCATggtgaattatgcatttcatttattattttttaaggggcataaaaagtcaaaacgtgttaagtaaaagtgaacggagggagggAGTAGATTACTGTGAAAAATGACTTAACTTTGCCATCTCAAGGAAAgagttttcttcctttttttttattttcttttttcatttgggAGAAAGGAGAATGTGGGAGACAACCCAAAACATTAGAAGGTTAAAAACAGTTGACATAACATCTTTTAAAGACCCCACAGTGGGGTCATATTGAAAAAACTCACTCTTCTTTTAGCTATATTTATACCTCCCTAACTTCAAGCATCTAAGCATCGATCATCACAATACCATTTCTCTTAACTAATTAGCCCTATTTTTTTTAAGCTTCTGCTTTTCTAATGGCAGATACGAGTGGTTCAGCCACTAGTAAGAGAATGGGGTTTGTTATGCCTGAGAAAATGCAACTGCACTTGGCCATGTTGGCCTTGCAGTTTGGCTATGCTGGTTTTCATGTTGTTTCTAGAGCTGCCCTTAATATGGGCATTAGCAAGATTGTTTTCCCTGTTTATAGAAACATTCTTGCTTTGCTTCTACTTCTTCCCTTTGCCTATTTTCTTGAAAAGTATGTCACTTGAAATCCTAGTTTTCTATGTTCTTATTTCTGACTACTCCACTGATTAGGATCACGACTTGAAAGTAATAAATCGTTTTTTTTTATTGATCAGGAAAGACAGGCCAGCTCTTACTTGGAATTTTGTCCTTCAATTCTTCCTCCTAGCAGTTGTTGGGTAGGATGCTATGATCTTATAAAAATTCTAATCTCATGATACTCTTGTTGAGTGTTAAGAATTAGTATTAACTACTAAGATAATTgacatattttttcttttttccccttaTTTATAGTATTACTGCAAACCAGGGATTCTACTTGTTGGGATTGGACAATACTTCCCCTACCTTTGCTTCTGCCATACAAAATTCTGTCCCTGCCATTACCTTTCTCATGGCTGCACTACTCAGGCAAGTTCgctcttcataatattttcctaacCACGGACTTTGTAAAGAGTTTAACTTTCGTTCACCTGCagtgtaaaaaatatttatactatCAGATCACTTAATGAATAACTACAAGTGATCGTCCTTAAAAGGTGGAATTAGTAACCAGAAAAATACGGCATACTATCTGTTACAACAAGTCGTAAGCATGAATATATCAGTCATGCACAGTGGCAAAGCTACATGTCTTAAAagatataggtaaaatattatttCAGAGGTATTTAACATATACTGAACACTCTTTGAGGgagaattttcctttttttcaagtttgaacatcTTTAAGGAAATTTCTGGCTTCGCCAATGATCGTGCATGAAGCAAAGGCAAACACTACTATTTGCAAATAACTGCGCGTAGATTGATTAATCTGTAAATCTAAAGGCCTTTATGATGAATTTATTTCAGGATTGAAACTGTGAGACTGAACAGAAAAGATGGTATATCAAAAGTGTGTGGAACATTATTGTGTGTAGCTGGAGCTTCAGTAATTACTCTATACAAAGGTCCAACAATTTACAGTCCAACTCCACCATTACAAAGGACCTCAGTACCCATGTTGATGAATTTAGGAGATGCTAATGGAAAAAACTGGAGTTTGGGTTGCGTTTACTTAATCGGGCATTGTTTGTCATGGGCCGGGTGGCTCGTTTTACAGGCACCGGTTCTTAAAAAATACCCGGCCCGGCTTTCAGTCACATCGTATCAGTGTTTCTTTGGAGTCATACAATTCCTTATAATTGCAGCTTTTTGTGAGAGAGACCCTAATGCTTGGCTTGTTCACTCTGGTGGCGAACTCTTCAGTGTCTTTTATGCTGTAAGTATTTTCAGTCTTTTGACCGGTCTCTTTGTGTCAGAATTTATctcttttttgaaaaaaaactaaaatcctTCCGTTTCAGTTTACATGACATAGCGTAACTAggcatgaaattaaaaaaaataaatatcttttggcACCACATAATactgttgaaaaatattattttaagcaTGTCAATGAATGTTCTATGATTGTAAGAGTATGTCATTAAGAGTAAAAAATGAAgcttaaggggtcgtttggttggaaagaTGTTATCCCAGGATTAGTTATTCCACCAAAAATACTACAATCTTCCGATAATTAATCCCGGAATTAATAATACTGTAATTTTTTCTCAACCAAACATGGAATAAATTCttcttaaattttgtctcgtgtCTAATTATTCCTTGTCTCTCATACCAAACGAGCCCTAAGAATTGAGTTTATATATATTGAAAGATGTTAAATGTTCAGCAAACCAAATAAAAGATGAAACGATTAAAAAACTTGTAAGTAGTCTATTGAAGGCTATATCTGCAACATtacaacaacaacgacctagTGTATTTCCACAAGTCGGTCTAGCTATATCTGCAACATTAATGTGGTTAAAGCAACAGCTGACCAAAGGATCACCGGACTAAAATTCCAATTGAAAATCTTATCTGACATGATAAGGTAATTAGTCAACGTAAACAATTGGATTTTTGCAATCTTTTCCCTTCAATCATTCTCTTATAGTTATTCCATACGACAACAAAATAAGCAGATGGACATATGGTTAGTTATAGATAGTGAAATGACAGCAAAACTTGTGTATTCATTTttccatttaaattatttattctaTGAAAATGAAGAGTCGAATTGATTGAATGCAGGGAGTGGTGGCCTCAGGGATAGCATTCGCTGTACAGATATGGTGCATTGACAGAGGTGGCCCAGTTTTCGTTGCTGTTTATCAACCTGTTCAAACTCTTGTAGTTGCTATTATGGCTTCCGTTGCTTTGGGCGAAGAATTCTACTTGGGAGGGTATGTTAATGCTCGTTTTCTCTGTTTATACTGTCAgcttatataaattaaaatattagtATTGTTTTTTATATGTATGTTACTTTTGAATCTTCTTAGTTGGACCGAAATTACACACTTTCCTCAATCATGCAATTGTGAAAAGACCCCACAATGCACATTCCTTCACCCCATTGCATGTAGTTAGGTAGATTGATCATGGATATATATGTATTGACCTTTATTTTGTACTCAAGAATCACCCAAGAACTTCCCAACAAATCATTTTGGGTCCATCAATCTTTTAGACTAATATGCTAAAATATACTACAAATTATAgcataataatttttatattgtCAAGGGTATGTAAATTAAATTCAATCGTTAGCATATTTGTTCTTTtaatgtgaccaggaggtcacgggtcaCAGCCTCTTATGATCCAGCCCTTTCTCGGACTTCCGCGGCGGGAGTTTAGTGGACCAGGctgccttttttttttataaaagtatACTTGTTCTTTTAATGGTTGCATGTAACTTAAGAAATGTAAATTGGGGTTATTTTGCAGGATCATTGGAGCAGTGTTGATTATAACAGGATTGTACTTTGTGCTATGGGGCAAAAACGAAGAATCCAAATTTGCAAAGGCAGCAGCTGCTGCAATTCAGTCCCCAGTGGATCATTGTAACAACAACAGGCCAACTAGCCACATCAAGTCCTCTTTGGCTCAGCCACTGCTTGCTTCTTCAACTGAAAATGCTTAACAAAAAGAGTTTGCTGGAAACC is a genomic window of Nicotiana tabacum cultivar K326 chromosome 16, ASM71507v2, whole genome shotgun sequence containing:
- the LOC107767437 gene encoding protein WALLS ARE THIN 1, which translates into the protein MADTSGSATSKRMGFVMPEKMQLHLAMLALQFGYAGFHVVSRAALNMGISKIVFPVYRNILALLLLLPFAYFLEKKDRPALTWNFVLQFFLLAVVGITANQGFYLLGLDNTSPTFASAIQNSVPAITFLMAALLRIETVRLNRKDGISKVCGTLLCVAGASVITLYKGPTIYSPTPPLQRTSVPMLMNLGDANGKNWSLGCVYLIGHCLSWAGWLVLQAPVLKKYPARLSVTSYQCFFGVIQFLIIAAFCERDPNAWLVHSGGELFSVFYAGVVASGIAFAVQIWCIDRGGPVFVAVYQPVQTLVVAIMASVALGEEFYLGGIIGAVLIITGLYFVLWGKNEESKFAKAAAAAIQSPVDHCNNNRPTSHIKSSLAQPLLASSTENA